From Sphingobium amiense, a single genomic window includes:
- a CDS encoding aldehyde dehydrogenase family protein encodes MQTKLLIGGEWVDGSAGTTIPVENPYDGSIIAHIAEATAEDVDRAVAAAEAALPAWRALPAHERGRLLLKLADRIEEETADLARLEATDTGHPIRDCLSLDVPRTALCFRYFGGMADKLEGSVVPVDAGFLNYVEREPIGVVGAIVPWNFPLMFTSWKMGPALAAGNTMVIKPSEITPLSTLRIGELMMEVGIPAGVINIVTGYGHTAGQRIAEHPRIGKVAFTGSTATGRRIVEASVSNLKKIQLELGGKGPNIIFADANIPAAIGGSAFAIFHNQGQACIAGSRMIVHESIADEVIERFTALAKSIRIGDPLDPETEMGPLTSRLHQQRVLSFVEVAKEEGGAVLAGGKVPEGEAYAKGCFVEPTIVRAKATDRVAQEEVFGPFVTILTFKDDEEALAIANGTDYGLGAGLWTNDLTRAHLFAKKLHAGMVWINCYKRVHPASPFGGVGMSGYGREMGFEAMREYTQPKSVWVNVDANLPPFYKR; translated from the coding sequence ATCCAGACCAAGCTGCTGATCGGCGGTGAATGGGTGGATGGCTCGGCAGGCACCACGATCCCGGTAGAGAACCCCTACGATGGCAGCATAATCGCCCACATCGCAGAGGCCACGGCGGAAGATGTCGATCGGGCCGTCGCGGCCGCAGAAGCGGCACTGCCAGCATGGCGAGCGCTGCCCGCACACGAGCGCGGCCGCCTGCTGCTTAAGCTCGCCGACCGCATCGAGGAGGAAACCGCCGATCTCGCCCGTCTGGAGGCGACCGACACCGGCCATCCGATCCGCGACTGCCTCTCGCTCGACGTTCCGCGCACAGCGCTGTGCTTCCGTTATTTCGGCGGCATGGCCGACAAGCTCGAAGGTTCGGTGGTACCGGTCGATGCCGGGTTCCTGAACTATGTCGAGCGTGAGCCGATCGGTGTAGTCGGTGCCATCGTGCCTTGGAACTTCCCGCTGATGTTCACCAGCTGGAAGATGGGCCCGGCCCTGGCTGCCGGCAACACGATGGTCATCAAGCCTTCGGAAATCACTCCGCTGTCCACGCTGCGCATTGGCGAGTTGATGATGGAAGTCGGTATTCCCGCCGGCGTCATCAACATCGTCACCGGCTATGGCCACACCGCGGGGCAGCGCATCGCCGAACACCCCCGCATTGGCAAGGTCGCCTTCACCGGCTCCACCGCCACGGGGCGCCGGATCGTCGAGGCCTCGGTTTCGAACCTCAAGAAGATCCAGCTCGAACTCGGCGGCAAGGGTCCGAACATCATCTTCGCGGACGCCAACATCCCCGCCGCTATTGGCGGTTCGGCCTTCGCGATCTTCCACAACCAGGGCCAGGCCTGCATCGCAGGCTCGCGCATGATCGTGCATGAATCCATTGCCGATGAGGTCATCGAGCGCTTTACCGCTCTGGCCAAGTCGATCCGCATTGGCGACCCGCTCGACCCGGAGACCGAGATGGGCCCGCTAACCTCGCGACTGCACCAGCAGCGCGTGTTGTCCTTCGTCGAGGTCGCCAAAGAAGAAGGCGGCGCGGTCCTGGCCGGAGGAAAGGTTCCCGAGGGCGAGGCATACGCGAAGGGTTGCTTCGTGGAGCCGACCATCGTGCGCGCCAAGGCTACCGATCGCGTCGCGCAGGAAGAAGTCTTCGGCCCCTTCGTCACCATCCTGACCTTCAAGGATGATGAGGAGGCGCTCGCTATCGCCAACGGCACCGACTACGGCCTGGGCGCCGGCCTGTGGACCAACGATCTTACCCGCGCGCATCTCTTCGCGAAGAAGCTGCACGCCGGCATGGTCTGGATCAACTGCTACAAGCGCGTCCACCCCGCCTCGCCGTTCGGCGGCGTCGGCATGTCTGGGTATGGCCGTGAAATGGGCTTCGAGGCGATGCGCGAGTACACTCAGCCCAAATCGGTCTGGGTCAACGTCGACGCCAATCTCCCGCCGTTCTACAAGCGCTGA
- a CDS encoding outer membrane beta-barrel protein: MKKGVSLALIGAGLGVLMAFPATAQEASAPQKVGPPAPAAADESPPNAGSAVASNPAGALARAVLGDGLESHKIMLLGWGEASAVTSTNDSKDVSPAAFFNTERGLNLNQLGVMLCSGRACPPFSFGPGAGVHNRVGPFPGPTPEHVTVDFNVTAIYGQDVQFLKLSGLDGDFHFDRNKDLKLGVTQAYADIYLPFLKGTSVMIGSFQTPLENAFNPPNWFATHTYGFQHGPAKHVGALAQTRVASGPAGHFSVDYGVVLGWNDWDNRNKNLDFIGGLRWRSADMRTWVDLEAIYGNGENDFGPAPGRGGSPYFALSSTGKYLGRLSSFLTVSHSLSPKFQVAMEASYGQQEAGDIAFVPWAITQGTVVRRQPGRAL, encoded by the coding sequence ATGAAGAAAGGTGTTTCGCTCGCGCTCATCGGTGCGGGCCTTGGAGTATTGATGGCTTTTCCTGCCACCGCACAAGAGGCCTCTGCGCCGCAGAAAGTGGGCCCACCCGCTCCTGCCGCCGCTGATGAGTCCCCGCCAAATGCGGGCTCGGCTGTAGCATCCAATCCGGCTGGTGCTCTGGCGCGCGCCGTGCTGGGTGACGGCCTGGAAAGCCATAAGATAATGCTGCTGGGATGGGGAGAGGCTTCGGCCGTCACCTCCACCAACGACAGCAAGGACGTGTCGCCCGCAGCTTTCTTCAACACCGAGCGCGGCCTCAATCTCAACCAGCTGGGCGTCATGCTATGTAGCGGCCGGGCTTGCCCACCGTTCTCGTTCGGGCCGGGGGCTGGCGTTCACAACCGTGTCGGACCATTTCCTGGTCCCACGCCCGAACACGTCACCGTCGATTTCAACGTGACCGCGATCTATGGGCAGGACGTGCAGTTCCTCAAGCTGTCTGGGCTCGACGGCGATTTCCACTTCGATCGCAACAAGGATCTCAAGCTCGGGGTAACGCAGGCCTATGCCGACATCTACCTGCCGTTCCTGAAAGGAACGAGCGTGATGATCGGCAGTTTCCAGACCCCGCTCGAAAACGCTTTCAATCCGCCCAACTGGTTCGCCACCCACACGTATGGCTTCCAGCACGGTCCTGCCAAGCACGTCGGCGCGCTGGCGCAGACACGCGTAGCGAGTGGGCCAGCAGGCCATTTCTCAGTCGATTATGGTGTCGTGCTGGGTTGGAACGACTGGGACAACCGCAACAAGAATCTCGATTTCATCGGTGGCCTGCGCTGGCGCAGCGCGGACATGCGCACCTGGGTTGATCTCGAAGCTATCTATGGCAATGGCGAGAACGACTTCGGCCCCGCACCGGGCCGAGGCGGTTCCCCCTATTTCGCGCTCAGCTCCACCGGCAAGTACCTTGGCCGCCTTTCCAGCTTCCTGACCGTCAGTCACAGCCTCAGCCCGAAGTTTCAGGTGGCGATGGAAGCCAGCTATGGTCAGCAGGAGGCCGGTGACATCGCATTCGTGCCTTGGGCGATCACCCAAGGCACGGTGGTACGGCGCCAACCTGGGCGCGCGCTATAG
- a CDS encoding maleylacetate reductase, with amino-acid sequence MQDFIYCGQTAHVFFGQGSISRLEEAIATVGGTRALLLSTPNQAEQAQALTRGVESIIGVFDGATMHTPVEVTDTALKHIEASEADCLVAFGGGSTIGLAKAIALRTDLPQVAVPTTYAGSEMTPILGQTENGRKTTLKSPKVLPELVIYDVDLTLGLPVGMSGTSGINAIAHAVEGLYAKDTNPVMRMLAAAGIEALAEALPTIARKADDVDARSQALYGAWLCGTVLGSVGMALHHKLCHTLGGTFDLPHAETHTVVLPHALAYNAPAIPDSIDVLRKALKNDDPAQALFVLGRAVNAPASLRELGMPEDGIDKAADQAVENAYWNPRSLERDDLRNLIARAWAGERPAS; translated from the coding sequence ATGCAGGATTTCATTTACTGCGGTCAGACCGCGCACGTCTTCTTTGGCCAGGGATCGATCTCCCGGCTGGAAGAGGCCATCGCAACCGTCGGAGGCACGCGCGCGCTACTGCTTTCCACGCCCAACCAGGCAGAGCAGGCGCAAGCGCTGACCCGAGGGGTGGAGAGCATCATCGGTGTCTTCGATGGGGCGACCATGCACACTCCCGTCGAAGTGACGGACACGGCGCTGAAGCACATCGAGGCGAGCGAGGCGGATTGCCTGGTCGCCTTCGGCGGCGGCTCCACCATCGGTCTGGCCAAGGCGATCGCGCTGCGCACTGATCTGCCACAGGTAGCTGTTCCCACCACGTATGCCGGATCGGAAATGACCCCGATCCTGGGCCAGACGGAGAATGGGCGCAAGACCACGCTCAAGAGCCCCAAAGTGCTGCCCGAACTCGTCATCTACGACGTCGACCTGACGCTTGGTCTGCCGGTCGGAATGTCGGGCACCAGCGGTATCAACGCCATCGCGCACGCGGTGGAAGGCCTCTACGCGAAGGATACCAACCCGGTCATGCGGATGCTCGCCGCAGCAGGGATCGAGGCTCTGGCCGAGGCCCTGCCGACAATCGCGCGTAAGGCCGACGACGTCGATGCCCGCAGCCAGGCGCTTTACGGAGCATGGCTGTGCGGCACCGTACTTGGGTCCGTGGGCATGGCTCTGCATCACAAACTTTGCCACACGCTGGGCGGCACTTTCGATCTGCCCCACGCCGAAACGCACACGGTAGTGCTGCCTCATGCGCTGGCCTACAACGCCCCCGCGATCCCGGACTCCATTGACGTGCTGCGCAAGGCGTTGAAGAATGACGATCCGGCGCAGGCGCTATTCGTTCTTGGTCGTGCGGTCAACGCGCCGGCATCGTTGCGCGAACTTGGCATGCCGGAAGACGGCATCGACAAGGCGGCGGACCAGGCGGTCGAGAACGCCTACTGGAATCCCAGGTCGCTCGAACGCGACGATCTGCGAAATTTGATCGCCCGTGCGTGGGCCGGCGAGCGTCCGGCATC
- a CDS encoding outer membrane beta-barrel protein — MVSRRPVTSHSCLGRSPKARWYGANLGARYSLSDKVSVNGRAEWFTDEQGAHALWAGVRGDVYAATGNVEYQLTPAIRLRAEARYDIHDGPGRLFDNYSKDQQLTGLLNAFFLF; from the coding sequence ATGGTCAGCAGGAGGCCGGTGACATCGCATTCGTGCCTTGGGCGATCACCCAAGGCACGGTGGTACGGCGCCAACCTGGGCGCGCGCTATAGCCTGAGCGACAAAGTTAGCGTCAATGGCCGCGCCGAATGGTTCACCGACGAACAGGGCGCTCATGCGCTCTGGGCCGGGGTGCGCGGTGACGTCTACGCGGCCACCGGCAATGTCGAGTACCAACTGACCCCGGCCATCCGCCTCCGCGCCGAGGCCCGCTACGACATCCACGATGGCCCTGGCCGTCTGTTCGACAACTACTCCAAGGACCAGCAGCTCACCGGCCTGCTGAATGCCTTCTTCCTCTTCTAA